TGCGTGTGTGTCAAAGGTAATGGGTCTTCCGAAATCGGTTCTAGACATACGGATCTATCCATAACCCGGACGAAATGCGGAGAGGATTACATGGTGTGGGGCAGGCAACCCCGGTAGCGATACTTTAAAATTGGGAATAAAGTCCAGTTTTTATTAATCTCTTCTTATTCATGATTCATGGACCGGATTATCGAGTATGATTTGGAAAGAGGATCAGCCGGCTTTCTTGGGGAAGGCCGGGTAAGGAGGGATGGATACGGATACGATATGGCGGATCCGAAGCGTGGTTAGAGATTATGCGGAAGCGGTATACCAATTCATCCGGGAAATACCTAAAAGATATGCCTGGCTGACAACGGTCTATGCGGTCTGGTGCTGGATATCGCTGCTGCTGTTTATCGCGGGATTATTCCTGTATCGCGATTCGCGTACGATGCTGGTTCAGTATTTATGGTCATTTTACGTCATGCTGCAGTTCTGGCTGTTATGCCGCAGCAAGACCTTTACGTGGAAGAAGACGGCCCTGTTTATGCTGCTTGGAATTTTCCTCGTTATCCCGGTTACGGCCTGGACATTGATGGGCGTGCATGGTCTGGTCGGAGGCCGGACATCGGATACCTGGTCTCAAGCGGTTATTACTCCCATTGTGGAGGAGATATGGAAGCTGCTTCCTCTAGGCTTGTATTTATTGTTCTCGCGGCGGGCATCCGCGATGAGTCTGAGCGATTACATCCTAGCTGGAGCAGCATCAGGAGTAGGCTTTCAATTGATGGAGGAACTAAGCCGAAGATGGCTAAATTCCGGGATCATCGGAAGGACATACGGGTACAGCACAACGATGTTAGGCGGCGAGACCATCCACTGGGATATCTGGACGTTGTTCCCCGGCCGATTCGAGGAAAGCATTTTTCCGACCATCATGACCGTCAGTCATCCTGTACATACGGCAATGGTTGCATTAGGGCTGGGGCTTGCGGTACGATACCGCAAACGGCTGACCCATTGGATTTTTACTCTGCCCGCGATGCTGCTGGCGTGGTCCATTCTGGACCACGCCGCCTATAACGGGCAAAATTCTTTGCCGGAATGGTTCATGACGGTAAGCAAGTGGACCGGCAGCGGCTATCATACGAAAAATACTTTTCTGCTGATGCTGTTATTGGGCATTATTCTGGATTACATCGCGCTTAACCGCGTAAGAAGTCAGCTCCCGATGCTGGCACGCGAACGGTTCCTTGACCCCCTTAGCGAGATCATTCAAATGTGGGGAGCTTTTTTCCTAAAGAGGGAAAGTTTCTCCACTGTCATAGCTTTGGCGAGGGAACGGCGGGAGATGGGCTTTTCGTTGCTGTATGGGAATGACGAAGCGGTATCCGTTCAAGAGGAATTGCGCGCAAGGATGCAGCACCATTACCGGGTGGCGGCAGGACTTGCCTTGCTATTGTTAGGCGCGGGTATTCTGGCAGGTTTTACTGTTTATTGGCAGGGACATATGCAGGTTGAACCCTCTGCATGCTTCTCCTGTATGTTCGACTC
This region of Paenibacillus sp. JDR-2 genomic DNA includes:
- a CDS encoding PrsW family glutamic-type intramembrane protease; this translates as MDTDTIWRIRSVVRDYAEAVYQFIREIPKRYAWLTTVYAVWCWISLLLFIAGLFLYRDSRTMLVQYLWSFYVMLQFWLLCRSKTFTWKKTALFMLLGIFLVIPVTAWTLMGVHGLVGGRTSDTWSQAVITPIVEEIWKLLPLGLYLLFSRRASAMSLSDYILAGAASGVGFQLMEELSRRWLNSGIIGRTYGYSTTMLGGETIHWDIWTLFPGRFEESIFPTIMTVSHPVHTAMVALGLGLAVRYRKRLTHWIFTLPAMLLAWSILDHAAYNGQNSLPEWFMTVSKWTGSGYHTKNTFLLMLLLGIILDYIALNRVRSQLPMLARERFLDPLSEIIQMWGAFFLKRESFSTVIALARERREMGFSLLYGNDEAVSVQEELRARMQHHYRVAAGLALLLLGAGILAGFTVYWQGHMQVEPSACFSCMFDSLQNWWDRLSFREKGAILLGAFSLALLFVGFWPALGFAFTAISIPASGHEIAKDIRDPKRLLTPENAAATLLALALSRVPFGRLAKKGGERLQKWLEKLLKRKGKAEPDIPRKQPDVDGPKEKSDSGKPEEKEPSKSPEGEDYVHWSKAKYKGVELYDSRNGALGEFDGIDVENGIFYEAKSAEGLNRIHPKTGRPQQTPQQFTDKQLYQKTKTRINNLMQKAVGTRTTPDGTSDIPNLEDIKSIRRFQFQLDGDSPELRAAAENSLNRLRQEFPDYTFSIRFGVK